In 'Nostoc azollae' 0708, the following are encoded in one genomic region:
- a CDS encoding MFS transporter, with product MDSVQVKIVPSLNLEIPQIDSLTTVLSSESKSSSRFPKNAIRTSLQACTLDAIFATIFSITTGGILLSNFLVELDASPVVFGLLSSIPMLVNLIQPLGAYISEHTTSRFQYSMLVYGISRLLWLILVIGILGVGWGLINSQQLLILTLVIVFLSHLSGGLGSASWMSWLAIIVPRSLRGRYFGIRNSATSLTNLLCIPLAGLAVSHWYGGTRQGYGVVLFVGIVFGFISLGCQYFKVDVNPQLQNTCIVYSSVSSKNELGEITISDMVSIPQKQWDDNIWKNSNFWIFILYFSLWMLAFNLCAPFVNLYLLETLNVDVGWLTLYSSLQAGANLLMVVLWGKLADKVGNRPILIFAGIIVAVTPLLWFGIANTSLDIWLWLPLLHIFIGGTGAAVDLCNNNMQIGITPVRNQSIYFAIAAAIAGVTGALGTTIGGFIAQSPQFGGLLGLFAFSSILRLAALIPLVFVQE from the coding sequence ATGGACTCTGTTCAAGTTAAAATAGTTCCATCTTTAAATCTGGAAATTCCTCAGATCGATTCATTAACAACAGTCTTATCTTCCGAATCTAAATCTAGCTCTCGTTTTCCTAAAAATGCTATTCGTACCAGTTTACAAGCATGTACTTTAGATGCTATTTTTGCAACGATTTTTTCTATTACTACTGGGGGGATTTTACTTAGTAACTTTTTGGTGGAATTGGATGCTAGTCCAGTCGTTTTTGGGTTGCTATCCTCAATTCCCATGTTGGTAAATCTGATTCAGCCGTTGGGTGCTTATATCTCAGAGCACACTACTAGCCGCTTTCAGTATTCCATGCTTGTTTATGGAATTTCTCGGCTATTGTGGTTGATTTTAGTAATAGGTATTTTGGGTGTAGGTTGGGGACTTATAAATTCTCAACAGTTGCTGATATTAACTCTGGTCATCGTTTTTCTTAGTCATCTTTCAGGTGGATTGGGAAGTGCATCATGGATGAGTTGGTTAGCTATCATTGTTCCCCGAAGTTTGCGCGGTAGGTATTTTGGAATCCGTAATAGTGCTACCAGCTTGACTAATTTGCTATGTATACCTTTAGCTGGTTTAGCTGTTTCCCATTGGTATGGAGGCACTCGCCAAGGTTATGGGGTAGTTTTGTTTGTAGGTATCGTATTTGGGTTTATTAGTCTAGGATGTCAGTATTTCAAAGTTGATGTGAATCCTCAATTACAAAATACTTGTATAGTTTATTCATCCGTAAGCAGCAAGAATGAATTGGGTGAAATAACTATCAGTGATATGGTATCTATTCCCCAAAAGCAATGGGATGACAATATTTGGAAAAACTCTAATTTTTGGATATTTATACTGTATTTCAGTTTATGGATGCTGGCTTTTAATCTCTGCGCCCCGTTTGTTAATCTTTATTTGTTAGAAACTTTAAATGTAGATGTGGGTTGGCTGACACTTTACAGCAGTCTGCAAGCGGGAGCAAATCTGCTGATGGTTGTGCTGTGGGGTAAGTTAGCAGATAAGGTGGGAAACCGCCCAATTTTGATATTTGCTGGAATTATTGTTGCGGTTACGCCTTTGCTGTGGTTTGGTATTGCTAATACCAGTTTAGATATCTGGCTGTGGCTACCGCTATTGCATATTTTTATTGGTGGTACTGGGGCTGCAGTTGATTTGTGTAACAACAATATGCAAATTGGCATTACCCCAGTTAGAAATCAGTCTATTTATTTTGCGATCGCAGCGGCTATAGCTGGAGTAACTGGTGCGTTGGGAACAACCATTGGCGGTTTTATCGCCCAATCGCCCCAATTTGGTGGTTTATTAGGCTTATTTGCCTTCTCTAGTATATTGAGACTCGCAGCATTGATACCGCTTGTATTTGTTCAGGAATAG
- the accD gene encoding acetyl-CoA carboxylase, carboxyltransferase subunit beta, whose amino-acid sequence MANNEESRGLKSLFDWFANRRNKSGSSNLERQEREIADGLWNKCPKCGVLTYAKDLKANQMVCVECGHHNRVDSDERIRQLIDANTWKPLDEHLRPTDPLQFRDRKLYSDRLRETQEKIGLIDAVITGLGQINGLPIALGVMDFRFMGGSMGSVVGEKLTRLIEQATQRRYPVVIICTSGGARMQEGMLSLMQMAKISAALQRHQDARLLYIPVLTNPTTGGVTASFAMLGDLIIAEPKATIGFAGRRVIEQTLREKLPEDFQTAEDLLKHGFVDDIVPRTQLKKTLAQLIALHRPMPTTPNMMMWESMSFSSTVVE is encoded by the coding sequence ATGGCAAACAACGAAGAATCACGCGGTTTAAAGTCTCTATTTGATTGGTTTGCAAATCGGCGTAATAAATCAGGTTCTAGCAATTTAGAACGCCAAGAAAGAGAAATTGCAGACGGTTTATGGAATAAATGCCCTAAATGTGGTGTTTTGACCTATGCTAAAGACCTGAAAGCTAATCAAATGGTCTGTGTGGAATGTGGTCATCATAATCGAGTGGATAGTGATGAACGTATCCGTCAGTTGATAGATGCAAATACCTGGAAACCCTTAGATGAGCATTTGCGACCAACTGATCCCTTGCAATTTCGCGATCGCAAACTCTATAGTGATCGCTTGCGGGAAACCCAGGAAAAAATTGGTTTAATAGACGCAGTAATAACAGGCTTAGGTCAAATCAACGGTTTACCCATCGCATTGGGAGTCATGGACTTCCGCTTTATGGGTGGTAGCATGGGTTCCGTTGTCGGTGAAAAACTCACCCGCTTAATTGAACAAGCCACACAACGCCGCTATCCTGTAGTAATCATCTGTACCTCTGGTGGTGCGAGAATGCAAGAAGGAATGCTTTCCTTAATGCAAATGGCGAAAATCTCCGCAGCATTACAACGCCATCAAGATGCCCGCTTATTATACATTCCCGTATTAACAAATCCCACCACAGGAGGCGTTACCGCTAGTTTTGCCATGTTGGGTGATCTCATCATCGCCGAACCAAAAGCTACCATTGGTTTTGCCGGTAGACGAGTTATTGAACAAACATTACGGGAAAAACTACCCGAAGATTTCCAAACCGCTGAAGATTTACTCAAACATGGGTTTGTAGATGATATCGTCCCCCGTACCCAATTAAAGAAGACATTGGCACAGCTAATAGCTTTACACCGACCAATGCCAACTACACCCAATATGATGATGTGGGAAAGCATGAGTTTTAGTTCTACTGTTGTGGAGTAG
- a CDS encoding prepilin peptidase, whose translation MDVLIIVSASIIVFVLGASIGSFINVVVYRLPSGLSLLWPPSRCPHCLNRLKAYDNVPVLGWLWLKGRCRYCKSKISRRYPVLEGITGIIFLIIFWVFQFSILTIGYWAFCSWLLALSFIDWDTMTLPHPLTKSGLLLGLVFQIGFGFLLEPSLVSVVKRLIFGIGGAVLGLWLFDSISILGSLIYGKPVMGAGDAKLAAMMGTWLGWQHLLIACFIACFLGVLVGGGVIVRSRHKIGEKMPFGPFLALGAVITLFTGQGILSYYLRLFLPVS comes from the coding sequence ATGGACGTTTTGATTATCGTCTCTGCCAGTATCATTGTCTTTGTTTTGGGTGCTTCTATTGGTAGCTTTATCAATGTTGTGGTTTATCGTCTACCTTCTGGATTATCCTTACTTTGGCCACCTTCTCGGTGCCCTCATTGTTTAAACAGACTCAAAGCTTATGATAATGTGCCGGTTCTGGGCTGGTTGTGGTTAAAAGGACGATGCCGTTATTGCAAAAGTAAAATTTCTCGCCGTTATCCTGTCCTAGAGGGGATAACAGGCATAATATTTTTAATCATATTTTGGGTCTTTCAATTTTCAATTTTGACCATAGGTTATTGGGCTTTTTGCAGTTGGTTATTAGCGCTATCCTTCATAGACTGGGATACCATGACCTTACCTCATCCACTTACTAAGTCAGGTTTATTATTAGGTTTGGTCTTTCAAATAGGTTTCGGTTTTTTATTAGAACCTAGCTTAGTCAGTGTAGTAAAACGCCTGATATTCGGTATAGGTGGTGCAGTCCTGGGTTTATGGCTGTTTGATAGCATCTCAATTCTTGGTTCTCTCATCTATGGTAAACCTGTTATGGGTGCAGGTGATGCCAAATTAGCAGCTATGATGGGAACTTGGTTAGGTTGGCAACATTTACTCATAGCTTGTTTTATTGCCTGTTTCTTGGGAGTATTAGTAGGTGGAGGCGTAATTGTGCGGTCACGTCATAAAATAGGAGAAAAGATGCCTTTTGGTCCTTTCTTGGCTTTGGGAGCAGTAATTACTCTTTTTACCGGGCAAGGTATTTTGTCTTATTACTTACGTTTATTTCTACCTGTATCTTGA
- the leuB gene encoding 3-isopropylmalate dehydrogenase, with protein sequence MTQNYRITLLPGDGIGPEIMSVAVDVLKIVGQRFDISFEFQTALIGGAAIDATGEPLPAATLYTCRNSDAVLLAAIGGYKWDSLPSHLRPEAGLLGLRAGLELFANLRPAKILPQLIDASTLKREVIEGVDIMVVRELTGGIYFGKPKGIFAAETGEKRGVNTMVYSESEIDRIGRVAFETARKRGGKLCSVDKANVLEVSQLWRKGMTKLASQYPDIELSHLYVDNAAMQLVRAPKQFDTIVTGNLFGDILSDAAAMLTGSIGMLPSASLGASVPGVFEPVHGSAPDIAGQDKANPLAQILSAAMMLRYALNQAEAADLIENGVLQVLQQGYRTGDIMSEGMNLLGCQAMGNELIQILEAK encoded by the coding sequence ATGACTCAGAACTACCGCATTACATTACTTCCCGGCGATGGCATTGGCCCTGAAATTATGTCCGTAGCGGTAGACGTACTAAAAATCGTCGGACAACGGTTTGATATTTCTTTTGAGTTTCAAACAGCCCTCATCGGTGGTGCAGCTATTGACGCAACCGGGGAACCCTTACCTGCTGCTACTCTATATACTTGCCGTAATAGTGATGCAGTCTTACTTGCCGCTATTGGTGGTTACAAATGGGATTCTTTACCCTCTCACCTACGTCCTGAAGCGGGTTTATTAGGACTGCGGGCTGGTTTGGAATTATTTGCTAATTTGCGTCCTGCCAAAATTTTGCCCCAATTAATTGACGCTTCCACCTTGAAACGAGAAGTTATAGAAGGTGTGGATATTATGGTGGTGCGAGAACTGACAGGGGGAATTTATTTTGGTAAACCCAAAGGCATCTTTGCCGCGGAAACCGGAGAAAAGCGTGGTGTCAATACAATGGTTTACAGCGAGTCAGAAATTGACCGCATTGGCAGAGTCGCCTTTGAAACAGCACGAAAGCGCGGTGGTAAACTCTGTTCTGTGGATAAAGCTAATGTGTTAGAAGTTTCCCAACTGTGGCGAAAAGGTATGACTAAACTGGCTTCACAATATCCAGATATAGAACTGTCTCACTTATATGTAGATAATGCCGCTATGCAATTAGTCCGCGCTCCCAAGCAGTTCGACACCATCGTTACAGGCAACTTATTTGGGGATATTCTCTCTGATGCGGCGGCCATGCTGACTGGTAGTATTGGAATGTTACCTTCCGCGAGTTTGGGTGCTTCTGTCCCCGGTGTATTTGAACCTGTTCACGGTTCAGCCCCTGATATTGCTGGTCAGGATAAAGCTAACCCCTTGGCACAGATTCTTAGTGCGGCAATGATGTTACGTTACGCTTTAAACCAAGCAGAGGCAGCAGATTTGATTGAAAATGGAGTGTTACAGGTTTTACAACAAGGCTATCGCACAGGAGATATCATGTCTGAAGGCATGAATCTGTTAGGTTGTCAGGCTATGGGTAACGAGCTGATTCAAATCCTAGAAGCAAAATAA
- a CDS encoding transposase family protein, giving the protein MFYWRKMPTFEVLGFHFRIWKTEAKDTFYYWLEILGNVFPASLLK; this is encoded by the coding sequence TTGTTCTATTGGAGGAAAATGCCAACATTTGAGGTTTTAGGTTTCCATTTCCGTATATGGAAAACGGAAGCAAAGGACACATTTTATTACTGGCTAGAGATATTAGGAAATGTTTTCCCTGCTAGTCTCCTTAAATAG
- the purT gene encoding formate-dependent phosphoribosylglycinamide formyltransferase — protein sequence MKTSLQLPQKLMLLGSGELGKEFVIAAQRLGNYVIAIDRYANAPAMQVADCSEVISMLSADDLETVVTKHQPDFIIPEIEAIRTEKLQEFEQRGIIVIPTATATNYTMNRDIIRELAHQELGVRTAEYRYAFTLEELITVSDEIGFPNVVKPVMSSSGKGQSVVQDRTEVEKAWSYAISNSRGDSQKIIVEEFINFEIEITLLTIKQWDAPTIFCPPIGHSQERGDYQESWQPANISEDKILASQEIAKKVTDALGGAGIFGVEFFITKDEVIFSELSPRPHDTGMVTLISQNLNEFELHLRAILGLPIPHIEQLGFSASAVILASEKSDSIAFTGVADALAEKDVDIQLFGKPTAHPYRRMGVALAKGTDVEDAREKATTAASKVKLI from the coding sequence ATGAAAACATCGCTCCAACTACCCCAAAAATTGATGCTGCTAGGTTCAGGAGAACTAGGCAAAGAATTTGTAATTGCTGCTCAACGCTTAGGCAATTATGTAATTGCAATTGACCGCTATGCTAATGCTCCTGCTATGCAGGTTGCTGATTGTAGTGAAGTAATTTCTATGCTGAGTGCAGATGATTTAGAAACAGTAGTAACTAAACATCAGCCAGATTTTATTATACCAGAAATTGAAGCAATTAGAACTGAAAAATTACAGGAATTCGAACAACGTGGAATCATAGTTATACCAACTGCTACTGCGACTAATTACACAATGAATCGGGATATAATTCGCGAACTGGCACATCAAGAATTAGGTGTAAGAACAGCTGAATATCGGTATGCATTCACTTTAGAAGAACTGATTACAGTTTCTGACGAAATTGGATTTCCTAACGTCGTTAAACCTGTGATGTCATCATCGGGAAAAGGTCAATCTGTAGTCCAAGATAGAACAGAAGTTGAAAAAGCTTGGAGTTATGCGATTTCTAACTCTAGAGGTGATAGCCAAAAGATAATTGTCGAAGAATTTATTAACTTTGAAATCGAAATTACATTACTGACAATTAAGCAATGGGATGCACCAACAATATTCTGTCCTCCCATTGGACACAGTCAAGAAAGAGGTGATTATCAAGAATCTTGGCAACCAGCAAATATTTCTGAAGATAAAATATTAGCATCTCAAGAAATTGCCAAAAAAGTTACTGATGCTTTAGGAGGTGCAGGAATCTTTGGAGTAGAATTTTTCATTACTAAAGATGAAGTCATTTTTTCTGAGCTTTCACCCCGACCTCATGATACAGGAATGGTAACATTAATCTCACAAAATCTGAATGAATTTGAATTACATCTGCGAGCAATCTTAGGCTTACCTATTCCCCACATTGAACAGTTAGGTTTTTCAGCGAGTGCAGTTATTTTAGCCTCTGAAAAATCTGATTCTATTGCTTTTACTGGTGTTGCTGATGCGTTAGCTGAAAAAGATGTAGATATTCAGTTATTTGGTAAACCAACTGCTCATCCCTATCGACGAATGGGGGTAGCTTTGGCTAAAGGTACTGATGTTGAAGATGCGAGAGAAAAAGCAACTACAGCAGCAAGTAAGGTGAAATTGATTTAA
- a CDS encoding SPFH domain-containing protein, whose product MKKYNTLNNAGKLTALICLLTILLTPIVIVNAGEGGILMKFGPVQHQVLGVGGGIHLIIPIVNTVKKISIRINKQTISAEGASKDAESVFMDLALNWHIRPEGANHIFQQIGEEQRYN is encoded by the coding sequence ATGAAAAAATATAACACTCTAAACAATGCTGGTAAACTGACGGCTTTAATCTGTTTACTTACCATATTACTCACGCCTATTGTCATAGTTAATGCTGGTGAGGGTGGTATACTAATGAAATTTGGTCCAGTTCAACATCAGGTATTAGGAGTAGGAGGAGGAATACACCTCATTATTCCTATAGTCAATACAGTTAAAAAAATCAGTATTAGAATTAACAAACAGACAATATCGGCTGAAGGTGCGTCTAAAGATGCAGAAAGTGTTTTTATGGATCTTGCGCTTAATTGGCATATTAGACCAGAAGGAGCAAACCATATTTTTCAACAAATTGGTGAAGAACAAAGATATAATTAA
- a CDS encoding acyl-CoA dehydrogenase family protein, with protein MVLKSHLHLSQELAFSAVERDINSGCLHVEIRRVKKIGLLSLVIPLEYGGVDATWVGALKIVQELSQADGIVGQFYGDHINLTALAYVSGTPEQKGKYY; from the coding sequence ATGGTATTAAAGTCACATCTTCATCTATCTCAAGAACTTGCTTTTAGTGCAGTAGAAAGAGATATCAACAGTGGATGTCTACATGTAGAAATTAGACGGGTCAAAAAAATTGGTTTATTATCTTTAGTCATTCCCCTAGAATATGGTGGTGTTGATGCTACTTGGGTAGGAGCTTTAAAAATTGTCCAGGAACTATCGCAAGCAGATGGTATAGTTGGGCAATTTTATGGTGATCATATCAATTTAACAGCTTTGGCTTATGTTTCAGGAACGCCAGAACAAAAAGGAAAATATTATTGA
- a CDS encoding DUF7219 family protein, which produces MSDFLYPRSPYDRQFEPESLTFNAHLQDFSQRVDYIYGLQTGSKLSSKEAYQQIHILWKHLKVLLSEELR; this is translated from the coding sequence ATATCTGATTTTCTTTATCCCCGTAGTCCATATGATAGACAGTTTGAACCAGAATCCTTAACATTTAATGCTCATCTCCAAGATTTTTCTCAAAGAGTTGACTACATTTATGGTTTACAAACTGGTAGTAAACTTTCTTCTAAAGAGGCTTATCAGCAAATTCACATCCTTTGGAAACATTTGAAAGTGCTTCTTTCAGAAGAGCTACGCTAG
- a CDS encoding phosphatase PAP2 family protein — MNKGKILKEKRKSPIILLKNLLFYHWRSLLLILMGLYLPLQVVEILAVKIWHNEGGFPWDVPILMAIHSTANPRLDFIAVVLTKWGSFWTALPVLSAITILFLRKRRWRTLAYILTTAVGNLIINRTGKELMHRVRPQLWVSKAPEFDYAFPSGHAMTSMTLVAILLILTWHRPWRWLVLTVGSLYLLVIAWTRLYLGVHFPSDILVGWMVALAWAIGVSLIIKPNVHRHTAVNSTIKTGTTLLPEEKQLSKH, encoded by the coding sequence ATGAATAAAGGAAAGATATTGAAAGAGAAACGTAAGTCACCGATTATTCTTCTTAAGAACCTGCTGTTTTACCACTGGCGTTCTTTGTTACTGATCTTGATGGGTCTGTATTTACCTTTGCAGGTTGTAGAAATCCTGGCGGTGAAAATTTGGCACAATGAAGGCGGTTTTCCTTGGGATGTGCCTATTTTGATGGCGATTCATTCTACAGCTAATCCCCGACTGGATTTTATTGCTGTGGTGCTGACTAAGTGGGGATCATTTTGGACTGCGTTACCTGTCTTGAGTGCGATCACTATTCTATTTTTACGCAAACGCAGATGGAGAACACTGGCTTATATACTGACTACTGCTGTGGGAAACTTGATTATTAACCGCACCGGTAAAGAGTTAATGCACCGAGTGCGTCCCCAATTGTGGGTATCAAAGGCACCTGAATTTGACTATGCCTTTCCCAGCGGCCATGCCATGACAAGTATGACCCTAGTAGCAATTTTACTTATTTTAACTTGGCATCGTCCCTGGCGGTGGTTGGTTCTGACTGTTGGTAGTTTATACCTCTTGGTAATTGCTTGGACACGCCTATATTTAGGAGTTCATTTTCCCAGTGATATTCTTGTCGGTTGGATGGTTGCGTTAGCTTGGGCTATTGGTGTCAGTCTAATTATTAAACCTAATGTGCATAGGCATACCGCTGTTAATAGCACCATAAAAACTGGAACTACTCTACTTCCTGAGGAAAAACAGTTAAGTAAACACTGA